Genomic window (Vigna radiata var. radiata cultivar VC1973A chromosome 1, Vradiata_ver6, whole genome shotgun sequence):
CCTGTAAGTCCTTTTgtatcaaataaaaagaaaagtgtgtGTCTGcatatcaaatatcaaatacaGATAAAGGACTTACATCTAAGCAGATAAATTTCTCAATGATTCATTTACGTGGAAATTTTAATCAGTAGATGTCAGACCACTCATCTTGGAAACAATTGAGTATTTACTCTATTTTTTGCTCAGCcgaagaaaaaaacataatttgacAATAAAACTTGaaggaaaacaaataattaGTAGATGATCACATATTTAAGAAGTAGACAAGATTCGCTCATTAAAAATAGTTGAAAACtacttgtttttaaaataaacagattagaaaaacatattagaagaaagcatcaatttatttttttagcaaAAAGGACTTTAAAACAAATAAGCACAAACAAGCTGACCTGGAATCTGAATTTAAGTACTTTTttggaagaaattaaaaacttcATCTCATGAAGTAAAACCAAATCAAGAAATTCATGTGAGAAGTACTTGGTATTGGTCAAGCTTTTCCAATTTTGGTCCAACATTCAAACCTACCAAGTTCTTTTAGATATGccatcaaatttgtattggcCAAGGTATACAGATACCTTCAAAACACCATAGTGACTATTTTGTTGGAAATACATGTCCATGTTGTTTGACATGCTCAGACTAAAATGATATCCTTAATAATGCATGCCTATGTGATctaaagttcttttttttatgcTCCACAAAACATGTTGATTTCAAAGaaacatgaattaaaatttcCTCACATTGCTACCAGTGATCATTGCATGTGCATAATCCATCTCTAAAATGATGAAAACGGTTAGCATCTCTTACAACTATCAACCTATTTGTGACCtttgaaatcaattttacaGCAATGTGACAATCATCACACATCCTAAGGTTTTTTATTATTCGGATTGGCCCTGGTGGAGGTATTTTCATGAGGCCATATGCTAATGCTAGCTTCTCACTGTGATAGCTAAGATAACCTTCCTTTTGTTCCTCTTCCACATCATGCAGCACAGCACCAACATCAGGCACATACCCCAGTGGCTTAATCATTGCTAACAACTCTTGAATTTTCTCATAGATTTGAGTAGATTCTGGATGATTGCTTCCTTCTGAAACAAAGACATGAGTATCATTTCTTATACCTAACCAACTCGCACCGGGTTCCTTCTTAATATTCCTTTCCCTCATCAATTTTCTAATCTTCACTACTCCATCCCATTTCCTTGCCTTGGCATACATGTTTGATAGTAATGTATATGTTCCTACATCATGAGGGTCCATCAGTATCACAGTTTCTGCAATTAACTTCCCCAAATTATAGTTTCGATGAACATGGCATGCATTAAGCAAAGTACGCCAAGCAACTACATCCCACTTGACTTGTGTTTTTGCCTTCATAAAATTTTCCGCCTCATCAAGTTGACCATCCCTACACAAAAGAGAAACCATACATGTGTAATGTTCCAATCCAGGCTCAATATTAAGTTCCTTCATTAGTTGATAAAAATAGTAGAACCCTTCTTGCACAAGAGCCAAATGAGCACAAGCAGAAAGTACCCCAATGAAGGTTACATAGTTTGGACATTCTCCAGCAGACATCATGTCTTGAAACACTAGTAAAGCTTGTTTACCAAGCCCATGATGGGAATAACCACATATCATAGCATTCCATGTAATCACATCTTTATATATCATGTTTGAGAACACACTATATGAAGAATCAATATTGCCACTCTTGGAATACATATTTACTAAAGCATTTCCAACAATGAGATGATTCTTAAACCCTAATTTCATTATGCGACCATGTAATGCATCACCATACGTTAGTGCAACCAAATTTGCAGAAGCATTTAGAAGAACTGCAAAAGTGAACTCATTTGGATGTGTACCCTCTAGCTCCATCCTTGGAAATAGATTCAAAGTTTCCTCAAAATATCCATTTTGCAAATATGCAGTCAGCATGGCAGTCCATGCAACCACATTCCGATCTTGCAAGTCATCAAAATGCTTTCTCGCATTTAGAACTTTACAACATTTCCCATACATGTCTATCAGTTTGCTAATAACAAAGACATCAAATACCAAACCAGTCTTCATCAACTGTGCATGAATCTGCATACCCAATTGCAAATCTCTAAAATGAGAACAAAGGCACAACATATTTACATGAGTACCACCATCCCAAGACACACATTTATCCACCATCATGTTCAGAACCTTTTCAACTTCTTCTCTACACCCTGATTTCACAAGTGCACTCAAGATAGAATTATAAGAAAACACATCATTCCCAGGCACTGTTTCCAAAATCTGCAAGGCTGAGTCCATATGAAAGCACCTAGAGTACACGTGAACAAGTGCATTCTTCACATATTGATGCAACAACAAACCAGACTTAAACAAATACCCATGACATTGCTTCCCCTCTTGGACTCTCCCACTGTCTGCACAACAAGAAAGAACAATGGTAAAAATATACTCATTGGGGCATGCACTGTCCAATGAAACCATGTTCCTGAATAGCCCAAGTACTCCCAAAACATCCCCTTTGTGCAAATACCCCGTCATTAAATCACTCCAAGAAATCACGTTTCTCTGTGGCATTCTGTCAAACAGCTTTCTGGCATACTCCAATTGACCGCATTTAGAGTATAGACTGATCAGTGAATTAATTTGAGTGATGCCACTGTCTTTTGAAGTTTGGTTGCAAACAAGCAATTGGGCATGGATTGTTTTTCCCAACCTCAGACTCTTTGAAGTGGCAGAGAGTTTCAACATGTTAACAAGTTCTTTGAACTTGTGACTCAAATTCATCTTTGCCCTTTTCATGTAGCACCCCATTCCCCATCTGTTTCACCATATATCACCATATATCTCCAAAACTGAAGTCCTACCAAGCAGATACCCCCAGACAAGGAGACAATTAACACATTAGCCTTATATGATATGAGAGAATCAAAATCATTCTTTAGACTTTAGGAACCACAGCCAAATCATAATCCAACAAGTTAGCTGAGTCACAATACCCATGCACTTAAAAAAAACACTAGCACAAGTTTAACACAATGCATAGAGCAAACAcagaaaattacattaaaaaaagacaaaaattacCGAGATCATAGCCACAACCATCCCAGTAATTAAACAGTAACCAACCAAAAGAATTATCCCAGCTAGAAACTATATGATCAAAGGAAAACCTAAATCTAAAATTCCATTTCCAATTAGAAAAATTACTCCAAAAATAGCAACAAATGTTAAacatcaaaaaaataaatttcaaaccaAGCTACACAGTTTATACCACAGATATCCAAGGAAAACCAATTCAAATCCTTCGCCACTCCAAGAACACAAAGCAGAGAATTGAAAGAGAGAAACTCGAATCAAATTGATGAGAAAAGGAATAGAAGAGTGAAACCCTAAAACTGATgaggaaaatattgaaattgggGAATTCAACTCAGTTCAATTCCTATGAACGAGAAAATGGTTAGACACTTGGAGTCTCACTTCTACTATGCTTATCGaataacttttttatgtttttccgATACAAAGAACATTGTGGGTTCAAATACAATagtaacagttttttttttttataattatttaaattagtgttcatcctttaaaaatattttaatggttTATTATGTGAGTTTTGGGAAATTCTCAACTCTATGCCAAACTTGTGCAGGTATAGCTTATGTGGGTGCCCATCCCATTAAACTTCTCTCTTTGGGAAGgcttttttgttctttcttattAGAAAACTTAACCTTACAAAATTGGtttgtaaaataagatttgcactcacttatatactatatcTTGGTCGTATCTTTAGTCAATGAGGGATCTCCAAAATATTTCCTATCGTCAAAGACTCGACATCTCAAACATGGAATTAGATATTTGTGGGTGCTCAAATAGTGGATGGCACAATAAGCCCAACAAACCTCACTAGGATAGTCTTTGATGATACCAACTTAAAGAGAAAAGTTTTAAGAGATCTTAACTTGGATCTCATTGTCTATTCAGATTCATATAATTGTAAGGAACAATTGCTTACAACAGAAACTTAAGGAGAAAGAAACCCCTAGGATAACTGATTACAAACTACTAAGCACAAACACATTCggctaaattaaaaaatacaggATAGGAAGACATGGAAGTATACATATTTGTATGATAATAAGACTACTAAAATATACTGATCATACTTCACAATCcaaaaaatcaagagaaacaatTACAAAAGTCTAACAAATTGTAAACTATTAATTGACAATCACATTTGGTCATCCTCATTAAAAAGTATAACTTATTAGCCTAGTTCGTCAAGAGATAAGTTGGAAATCTCAAGA
Coding sequences:
- the LOC111240486 gene encoding pentatricopeptide repeat-containing protein At5g39680; the protein is MGCYMKRAKMNLSHKFKELVNMLKLSATSKSLRLGKTIHAQLLVCNQTSKDSGITQINSLISLYSKCGQLEYARKLFDRMPQRNVISWSDLMTGYLHKGDVLGVLGLFRNMVSLDSACPNEYIFTIVLSCCADSGRVQEGKQCHGYLFKSGLLLHQYVKNALVHVYSRCFHMDSALQILETVPGNDVFSYNSILSALVKSGCREEVEKVLNMMVDKCVSWDGGTHVNMLCLCSHFRDLQLGMQIHAQLMKTGLVFDVFVISKLIDMYGKCCKVLNARKHFDDLQDRNVVAWTAMLTAYLQNGYFEETLNLFPRMELEGTHPNEFTFAVLLNASANLVALTYGDALHGRIMKLGFKNHLIVGNALVNMYSKSGNIDSSYSVFSNMIYKDVITWNAMICGYSHHGLGKQALLVFQDMMSAGECPNYVTFIGVLSACAHLALVQEGFYYFYQLMKELNIEPGLEHYTCMVSLLCRDGQLDEAENFMKAKTQVKWDVVAWRTLLNACHVHRNYNLGKLIAETVILMDPHDVGTYTLLSNMYAKARKWDGVVKIRKLMRERNIKKEPGASWLGIRNDTHVFVSEGSNHPESTQIYEKIQELLAMIKPLGYVPDVGAVLHDVEEEQKEGYLSYHSEKLALAYGLMKIPPPGPIRIIKNLRMCDDCHIAVKLISKVTNRLIVVRDANRFHHFRDGLCTCNDHW